In Arcobacter ellisii, a genomic segment contains:
- the ftsZ gene encoding cell division protein FtsZ, which yields MENLFRVDDIKVDMPSKVLSDNVAKIAVIGVGGGGCNMINHMINEGSHKIDLIAANTDLQVLHISKAPKKIQLGLKLTKGLGAGMKPEIGRDSAVESYEEIKGSLKGADIVFIAAGLGGGTGTGAAAIIAKAAKEIGALTVSVVTKPFTWEGKKRAGLANLGLEELKKVSDSIIIVPNDRLLEIIDENVGMKDAFKIIDNILYQAVNGMSEVILNPGNSDINTDFADVKTIMQHKGMALMGIGRAKGENAAQRALEDAIDSPLLDKVSLNGAKGILIHFNIHPQVSLFAINDVMGTINERMDSNAEIIFGTTSDSTLEKDEVKITIVATGFESRNEEFDEPQEVSEEQEQNNNAVMADSENYLDIPPLMRDYIVQYQLN from the coding sequence ATGGAAAATTTATTTAGAGTTGATGATATAAAAGTGGATATGCCAAGTAAAGTTTTATCTGATAACGTAGCTAAAATTGCTGTTATTGGAGTTGGTGGTGGTGGTTGTAATATGATTAACCACATGATAAACGAGGGTTCTCATAAAATTGATTTAATTGCTGCAAATACTGATTTACAAGTACTTCATATTTCAAAAGCTCCAAAAAAGATTCAATTAGGACTAAAACTTACTAAAGGTTTAGGTGCAGGAATGAAACCAGAAATTGGTAGAGATTCTGCTGTTGAAAGTTATGAAGAGATAAAAGGTTCTTTAAAAGGTGCTGATATTGTTTTCATTGCTGCTGGTCTTGGTGGTGGAACTGGAACAGGTGCTGCTGCAATAATAGCAAAAGCTGCAAAAGAAATCGGTGCTTTAACTGTTTCAGTTGTTACAAAACCATTCACTTGGGAAGGTAAAAAAAGAGCAGGTTTAGCAAATCTTGGACTTGAAGAACTTAAAAAAGTAAGTGATTCAATCATTATTGTTCCAAATGATAGATTATTAGAGATTATTGATGAAAATGTTGGTATGAAAGATGCCTTTAAAATCATTGATAATATTTTATACCAAGCTGTAAATGGTATGTCTGAAGTGATTTTAAATCCAGGAAATTCAGATATTAATACAGACTTTGCTGACGTTAAAACTATTATGCAACATAAAGGTATGGCATTAATGGGAATAGGGCGAGCAAAAGGTGAAAATGCAGCTCAAAGAGCATTGGAAGATGCAATTGATTCTCCATTATTAGATAAAGTATCTTTAAATGGTGCAAAAGGTATTTTAATTCACTTTAATATCCACCCACAAGTTTCATTATTTGCAATTAATGATGTTATGGGAACAATCAATGAAAGAATGGATTCAAATGCTGAGATTATTTTTGGTACAACATCAGATAGCACTTTAGAAAAAGATGAAGTAAAAATTACTATTGTTGCAACTGGTTTTGAATCAAGAAATGAAGAGTTTGATGAACCACAAGAAGTGAGTGAAGAGCAAGAACAAAATAATAATGCCGTAATGGCAGATAGTGAGAACTATTTAGATATTCCACCTTTAATGAGAGATTATATTGTTCAATATCAATTGAACTAA
- the ftsA gene encoding cell division protein FtsA has protein sequence MNNTFLAIDIGSSAVTAVIAKHDLDNNINILGTGIQKSNGINKGLIINIEEASKAIKDAVSVAKRSTTEMIDTTVVSISGSYSKSIRSSGSVNVPNGLITETEINQVMQMALYNATIVPEYEVVHVVPIFFKVDDSVEVDNPLNMNGSRLEVSVYIVTAKRTALTNIKSALKISGIEIVKFVLDSYASALAVLDEQQRKFGAIVINLGSTTTEFVYYKGNSIIFNGFIPVGSNHITNDLSVMLHTPPTAAEKIKLEYGSLTRNYSPNNELGVTKVKIPRIGDEESISEVALDYIQTIIHARVEEVLVLVKNKLKKSGLLDNTGSGIVITGGMSYLDGIKKLTEKIFDGIPISISNPKNIKNGFMSFDEANMATIVGLLFYSLGTNRSYQLDSSKKLIKPLRKDRVVEPKISVTNTMASEKPTMEMNMNNKEHIQIKDNGAILTPLIKDKKKGVSKFWSKVSEWF, from the coding sequence TTGAATAATACTTTTTTAGCAATAGATATAGGTTCTTCAGCTGTAACTGCAGTTATTGCAAAACATGATTTAGATAATAATATAAATATTTTAGGTACGGGTATTCAAAAAAGTAATGGTATTAATAAAGGTCTTATTATTAATATTGAAGAGGCTTCAAAAGCAATAAAAGATGCAGTTTCAGTAGCAAAAAGAAGTACAACTGAAATGATTGACACAACTGTTGTTTCAATTTCAGGAAGTTATTCAAAAAGTATTAGAAGTTCTGGTTCAGTAAATGTTCCAAATGGTTTAATAACAGAAACAGAAATAAATCAAGTAATGCAAATGGCATTATATAATGCTACTATTGTTCCTGAATATGAAGTTGTTCATGTAGTACCAATCTTCTTTAAAGTTGATGATTCTGTTGAAGTTGATAATCCTTTAAATATGAATGGTAGTAGACTTGAAGTTTCAGTTTATATAGTAACAGCTAAAAGAACTGCTTTAACAAATATCAAATCTGCTTTAAAAATCTCTGGAATAGAAATCGTAAAATTTGTTTTAGATTCATACGCTTCTGCACTTGCAGTTTTAGATGAACAACAAAGAAAATTTGGAGCGATTGTAATAAATTTAGGTTCTACAACAACAGAATTTGTTTATTACAAAGGTAATTCAATAATTTTTAATGGATTTATTCCTGTTGGTTCAAATCATATTACAAATGACTTATCAGTTATGCTTCATACTCCTCCAACAGCAGCAGAAAAAATAAAACTTGAATATGGTTCATTAACTAGAAACTATTCTCCAAATAATGAATTAGGTGTAACAAAAGTTAAAATTCCTAGAATTGGTGATGAAGAGAGTATTTCTGAAGTTGCTCTTGATTATATTCAAACTATTATTCATGCACGTGTTGAAGAAGTTTTAGTTTTAGTAAAAAATAAACTTAAAAAAAGTGGTTTATTAGACAATACTGGTTCAGGAATTGTAATAACTGGTGGTATGAGTTATTTAGATGGAATCAAAAAATTAACTGAAAAGATTTTTGATGGTATTCCAATTAGCATATCAAATCCAAAAAATATTAAAAATGGATTTATGAGTTTTGATGAAGCTAATATGGCAACAATTGTTGGATTGTTATTTTACTCATTAGGAACAAATAGAAGTTATCAATTAGATTCAAGTAAGAAACTAATTAAACCTTTAAGAAAAGATAGAGTGGTTGAGCCAAAAATTTCAGTTACAAATACTATGGCTTCTGAAAAGCCTACAATGGAAATGAATATGAATAATAAAGAACATATTCAAATAAAAGATAACGGAGCAATTTTAACACCTTTAATCAAAGATAAGAAAAAAGGTGTTTCAAAGTTCTGGAGTAAAGTATCGGAGTGGTTTTAA